Proteins from a single region of Lujinxingia litoralis:
- a CDS encoding amidohydrolase family protein, translated as MRTLLSPSLVALLALSLASGCTSADPPLLQPDTDIPDLGPDADTGPDTEPDADADPDTDTDPEATRPAPPATVERAGAGGFLLRGTVLTLDGPIEDGEVLIEGAAITCVAEDCSGEPGAASVTVINTHGIISPGLVDAHNHLPYNFLMPWIPSDAGFFGNRYQWAEDPDYEAHVAPYANRRSTGTHYCPAAKWGELRSVLHGTTTVMGQSFQQRCVDWGVRNADHYHGLGYNHMRTSIGSPRDINDAQAQSYIESFDNPDEPKTRLAVHMAEGISGNNIELEFDSFAGRDTRNNRHAGTSLLHNGTAMLIHSIALTAPQLEEVYMTDSKIVWSPSSNVTLYGVTADIESILDLGIITALGPDWTVSGEFDMLGEMRFAWRYGRQQEIDALSAQRIWEMATWDGAIAVGLEHSVGQLAPGYAADIVVFGRQGSDPYRAAVESHAEDVRLTLISGQAYFGDDVLKESAGRNDFCETYSACGTAKFVCVQDSPTADDRRNETLDDVRGQLVDILEGTGYPEDEQYGRGDELLDLVICP; from the coding sequence ATGCGTACTTTGCTCTCCCCCTCTCTGGTTGCGCTGCTCGCTCTGTCTCTGGCCTCGGGTTGCACGTCGGCCGATCCGCCCTTGCTCCAACCCGACACTGATATCCCTGACTTGGGCCCCGATGCCGACACCGGGCCTGATACAGAACCCGATGCCGACGCCGATCCGGATACCGACACTGACCCCGAAGCCACTCGCCCCGCCCCACCGGCTACCGTCGAACGGGCCGGCGCCGGTGGTTTCTTGCTGCGCGGCACGGTGCTCACCCTCGACGGTCCGATCGAAGATGGCGAAGTCCTGATCGAAGGCGCCGCCATCACCTGCGTGGCCGAAGACTGTTCTGGGGAACCCGGCGCCGCCAGCGTCACCGTCATCAACACCCACGGCATCATCTCTCCGGGGCTCGTCGACGCGCATAACCACCTGCCCTACAACTTCTTGATGCCCTGGATTCCCAGCGATGCGGGCTTCTTTGGCAACCGCTACCAGTGGGCTGAAGATCCGGACTACGAAGCCCACGTCGCGCCTTACGCCAATCGCCGCTCCACCGGCACCCACTACTGTCCGGCAGCCAAATGGGGCGAACTGCGCTCGGTGCTCCACGGCACCACCACGGTCATGGGTCAGTCTTTCCAGCAACGCTGCGTCGACTGGGGGGTACGAAACGCCGATCACTATCACGGGCTGGGCTACAACCACATGCGCACCTCCATCGGCTCACCACGGGATATCAACGATGCCCAGGCCCAGAGCTACATTGAGAGCTTCGACAACCCTGATGAGCCCAAAACCCGCCTGGCCGTGCACATGGCCGAAGGCATCAGCGGCAACAACATCGAGTTGGAATTCGACTCCTTCGCCGGCCGCGACACCCGCAACAACCGCCACGCCGGCACCTCGCTGCTCCACAACGGCACCGCGATGTTGATTCACTCGATCGCGCTGACCGCCCCGCAGCTCGAAGAGGTCTACATGACCGACTCCAAGATCGTGTGGTCGCCCTCCAGCAACGTCACCCTCTACGGTGTGACTGCCGACATTGAGAGCATCCTCGACCTGGGCATCATCACCGCTCTGGGCCCCGACTGGACCGTCTCCGGCGAATTCGACATGTTGGGGGAAATGCGCTTCGCCTGGCGCTACGGCCGCCAGCAGGAAATCGACGCCCTCAGTGCGCAACGCATCTGGGAGATGGCCACCTGGGACGGCGCCATCGCCGTGGGCCTGGAGCATAGCGTGGGACAGCTCGCCCCGGGCTACGCCGCCGACATCGTGGTCTTTGGCCGCCAGGGAAGCGATCCCTATCGTGCCGCCGTGGAGAGTCATGCCGAAGATGTGCGCCTGACCCTGATCAGTGGCCAGGCCTACTTCGGCGATGACGTCCTCAAGGAGAGCGCCGGCCGCAACGACTTCTGCGAAACCTATAGCGCCTGCGGCACCGCTAAGTTCGTCTGTGTGCAGGACAGCCCCACGGCGGACGATCGCCGCAACGAAACCCTCGACGACGTGCGCGGGCAGCTCGTTGACATCCTTGAGGGCACCGGCTACCCGGAAGACGAGCAGTACGGTCGCGGCGATGAACTCCTCGACCTTGTGATCTGTCCCTGA
- a CDS encoding S41 family peptidase: MNTYREGAGLKSAVLIALLGWCLGGCGAFLGPDPQNTPESNFEIFWQSFDRHYAHFPHKNIDWDGIYQTYRPKVSAETTDYELLQIFGDMIRTLEDGHVYISAGELGRVQSDLHLRGSRRNYNSEVISRRYILGTEKQAGQGNFRYGWASHTIGYVHLRTLSGAAGIGDDVEGWVEDLDVVLEYFKNAEGLIFDLRNNSGGRAFNTTYIASRFATDTRDFVVTRTRDGAGHSDFSSPTVWSVSPAGPRQFTRPVVVLTNRYSFSAAEWLTLALRQYDHVTHIGTNSGGGLAMFLPRELPNGWHYTISVQETRSIDGSFYERVGVPPDIHVENTDEDDVAGRDAILEYALGHLKKRAAER, translated from the coding sequence ATGAACACGTATCGAGAAGGAGCCGGGCTCAAGAGCGCTGTGTTGATCGCGTTGCTGGGGTGGTGTCTGGGGGGATGTGGTGCTTTTCTGGGGCCGGACCCCCAGAACACGCCGGAGTCCAACTTCGAGATCTTCTGGCAGTCCTTTGACCGACACTATGCCCACTTTCCACACAAAAACATCGACTGGGATGGGATCTATCAGACGTATCGGCCCAAGGTCAGCGCGGAGACCACGGACTACGAACTTCTCCAGATCTTTGGCGACATGATCCGCACGCTGGAGGACGGCCATGTCTACATCTCCGCCGGAGAGTTGGGGCGGGTGCAGAGCGATCTTCATCTGCGCGGCAGTCGGCGAAACTACAACAGTGAAGTGATCAGCCGACGCTATATTCTGGGGACCGAGAAGCAGGCCGGTCAGGGCAACTTTCGATACGGCTGGGCCAGTCACACCATCGGTTACGTGCACCTGCGGACGTTAAGCGGCGCCGCAGGGATTGGCGACGATGTGGAGGGCTGGGTCGAGGACCTTGATGTGGTGCTGGAGTACTTTAAAAACGCCGAGGGCCTGATCTTTGACCTGCGCAACAACAGCGGCGGACGAGCGTTTAATACCACGTACATCGCCAGCCGATTTGCCACCGACACACGGGACTTTGTGGTCACGCGTACCCGGGACGGGGCAGGTCATAGTGACTTTTCATCTCCGACGGTGTGGTCGGTGTCGCCGGCCGGGCCCCGGCAATTCACCCGACCGGTGGTGGTGCTGACCAATCGCTACAGCTTTAGTGCGGCGGAGTGGCTGACGCTGGCCCTTCGCCAGTACGATCACGTCACCCATATCGGGACCAACAGCGGTGGGGGGCTGGCGATGTTTTTGCCGCGGGAGCTTCCCAACGGCTGGCACTACACGATTTCGGTGCAGGAGACGCGCTCCATTGACGGCTCCTTTTATGAGCGCGTGGGCGTGCCGCCGGATATCCATGTGGAGAACACCGATGAGGATGACGTCGCCGGGCGGGACGCCATTCTGGAGTACGCGCTGGGGCACCTCAAAAAACGCGCGGCGGAGCGCTGA
- the rho gene encoding transcription termination factor Rho, which translates to MSRNRSRGRRRSGNRRSSKPKADLPTLINKLADYTPVQPTDRLRLETDRYEYIGRIMDMFTPIARGQRCLITSPPKAGKTTILKAIGKAIHANYPDIEQIALLVDERPEEATDFRRKMPFEVYASTSDRAAKNHIKVAEKAFTDALEKVHDGKDVVLLLDSITRLARAYNVTHTGSGGRTLSGGVSAGALDIPRQLFGAARNLEGGGSLTIVGTALIETGSRMDEVIFQEFKGTGNMELVLDEELVLRRVFPAIDIANSGTRREEMMLDDTEKKQVPLLRRRLMDQSPVEGMQWMIKRLHDSKNNENFLRSVPQL; encoded by the coding sequence ATGAGTAGAAATCGCAGCCGCGGCCGCCGCCGCAGCGGCAACCGCCGCAGCTCTAAGCCCAAAGCCGACCTCCCCACGCTGATCAACAAGCTGGCCGACTACACTCCGGTTCAGCCCACCGATCGTCTCCGGCTGGAAACCGACCGCTATGAATACATCGGTCGGATCATGGATATGTTTACCCCGATCGCCCGGGGGCAACGTTGCCTGATCACCAGCCCGCCCAAGGCCGGCAAGACCACCATTCTCAAAGCCATCGGGAAGGCGATCCACGCCAATTACCCCGACATCGAGCAGATCGCCCTGCTGGTCGACGAGCGCCCCGAGGAGGCCACCGACTTCCGGCGAAAGATGCCTTTTGAGGTCTACGCCTCCACCTCCGACCGAGCCGCCAAGAATCACATCAAGGTCGCGGAAAAAGCCTTTACCGACGCCCTGGAAAAAGTGCACGACGGCAAGGATGTGGTCCTCCTCCTCGACTCGATCACTCGTCTAGCCCGGGCGTACAACGTGACCCACACCGGCTCCGGCGGTCGCACGCTCAGCGGAGGCGTTTCCGCCGGGGCGCTCGATATCCCCCGGCAGCTCTTTGGCGCCGCCCGCAACCTGGAAGGCGGCGGGAGCCTCACGATCGTGGGCACCGCGCTCATTGAGACCGGCAGCCGTATGGATGAGGTGATCTTTCAGGAGTTCAAAGGCACCGGCAACATGGAGCTCGTACTCGACGAAGAGCTCGTGCTGCGACGCGTCTTCCCGGCCATCGACATCGCCAACAGCGGCACCCGCCGCGAAGAGATGATGCTTGATGACACCGAGAAAAAGCAGGTCCCCTTGCTGCGCCGCCGCCTCATGGACCAGAGCCCGGTCGAAGGCATGCAGTGGATGATCAAGCGCCTGCATGACTCCAAGAACAACGAGAACTTCCTGCGCTCGGTACCTCAGCTCTAA
- a CDS encoding alpha/beta fold hydrolase, protein MLQRLQASLSATTALRERLGGHARTITPTLRHGWLPRKAPRADFWRTQITNEEGRSIALSGMFADVAGATDLVVVLHGLGGAVDRGYCVEAARAAHRVGVPCLRLAMRGADGLGEDFHHAGLTADLGEVLAQPFFERFERVALLGYSMGGHVCLKAAAEGVSSKICAVAAVCPPLDLGAAQRCIDAPGNLVYRRHLLAALNEIYAGLAARGKVPTPVERVRQATSLREWDQLTVVPRFGFRDVDDYYESQSVGGRLTQLKVPALVVASPGDPMIPAQSLRGPLVAAADQVEARWVGGGGHVFFAPGVDLGFEAEPGVEAQVLAFLLGGGKGGA, encoded by the coding sequence ATGTTGCAACGTCTGCAAGCGAGTCTCTCGGCGACCACCGCGCTTCGAGAGCGCCTGGGGGGGCATGCGCGCACGATCACGCCCACGCTGCGCCACGGCTGGTTGCCACGCAAAGCGCCGCGGGCAGATTTCTGGCGCACGCAGATCACCAACGAAGAGGGGCGCTCCATTGCGCTCTCCGGGATGTTCGCCGACGTGGCGGGCGCCACCGATCTGGTGGTGGTCTTGCACGGGCTGGGGGGCGCGGTGGACCGGGGCTATTGTGTGGAGGCGGCGCGGGCCGCACACCGGGTCGGGGTTCCCTGCCTGCGTCTGGCGATGCGCGGGGCCGATGGTCTCGGCGAAGATTTTCATCACGCCGGACTCACCGCCGATCTGGGGGAAGTGCTGGCGCAGCCTTTCTTTGAGCGTTTTGAGCGTGTGGCGCTCCTGGGGTATTCAATGGGAGGCCACGTCTGTTTGAAGGCCGCCGCCGAGGGCGTCTCCAGCAAGATCTGTGCGGTCGCCGCGGTCTGTCCGCCGCTGGATCTGGGGGCTGCGCAGCGCTGCATTGATGCGCCGGGTAACCTCGTGTACCGCCGCCACCTGCTGGCGGCGCTCAACGAGATCTACGCCGGGCTGGCGGCGCGCGGGAAGGTGCCCACGCCGGTGGAGCGGGTGCGCCAGGCGACGTCACTGCGAGAATGGGACCAGCTTACGGTGGTGCCCCGGTTTGGGTTTCGCGATGTCGATGACTACTACGAGTCGCAGTCGGTGGGCGGGCGTTTAACCCAGCTCAAGGTGCCGGCGTTGGTGGTGGCTAGCCCGGGCGATCCGATGATTCCGGCGCAATCCCTGCGTGGTCCGCTGGTTGCCGCCGCCGATCAGGTGGAGGCCCGCTGGGTTGGCGGCGGCGGTCACGTCTTCTTTGCGCCCGGTGTCGACCTGGGGTTTGAGGCCGAGCCCGGGGTCGAGGCACAGGTGCTGGCCTTTCTCCTGGGTGGGGGGAAGGGCGGGGCGTGA
- a CDS encoding acyl-CoA-binding protein, producing the protein MSLQNDFESATRRVQTLGSAPDNATLLALYALFKQATAGDVSGKQPSRLKLRERAKYDAWAEKQGMSHDEAKEAYIALVNTLLNA; encoded by the coding sequence ATGAGCCTCCAAAACGACTTCGAATCCGCCACGCGCCGCGTTCAGACCCTGGGCAGCGCGCCCGACAACGCCACCCTCCTCGCGCTCTACGCGCTCTTTAAACAGGCGACCGCCGGTGACGTCAGCGGCAAACAGCCCTCACGTCTCAAACTTCGCGAACGCGCCAAGTACGACGCCTGGGCCGAAAAACAGGGCATGTCTCATGATGAGGCCAAAGAGGCCTACATCGCACTGGTCAACACGCTGCTCAACGCCTGA
- a CDS encoding alpha/beta hydrolase family protein: protein MFLHHDDTPLRILLLGVLTCGALACGEDQSADQPDAGHLSDTPAPDPYDTLPEQPWLLTEHGHYSVGYAFESLIYTPRGPQEAPREITISIWHPTFDTEGRAARYLNVLNAPDVLQDASVAIRDSDPAPLMIFSHGNGSFSIQSYFFAEYLASHGFVVIAPDHKGNTFSDTGGAVRLESTVYRPQDMSAVLDWVEQLPADHPLHGKTSRDKIAISGHSLGGFTTLATTGASIDLAAVTAGCTAGTISQRICEIFEADNAAIFGEGFLDARFQASLPMTPAGSEVFLPGIANITIPTLVWTAGQDLTLPNPDEGDPLWEGMAGQDHVRIDIANAGHFTFSNLCELLAPAVPEFQNDGCGEDNMAYEEAFEIINAYSLAFLRKHLDGASEYDAMLAGDSPMSDALLFERKPD, encoded by the coding sequence ATGTTTCTTCATCACGATGATACGCCGCTGCGAATCCTGCTCCTGGGCGTGTTGACCTGCGGCGCCCTGGCCTGCGGCGAAGATCAGAGCGCAGACCAGCCCGACGCCGGCCACCTCTCCGACACCCCGGCCCCCGATCCTTACGACACGCTCCCCGAGCAGCCCTGGCTCCTCACCGAGCACGGCCACTACAGCGTGGGATACGCCTTTGAATCGCTGATCTACACGCCCCGCGGCCCGCAGGAAGCCCCCCGCGAGATCACCATCTCGATCTGGCACCCCACCTTCGACACCGAAGGACGCGCCGCCCGCTACCTCAACGTCCTCAACGCCCCGGACGTGCTTCAGGATGCCTCCGTGGCGATTCGCGATAGCGACCCCGCTCCCCTGATGATCTTCTCCCACGGCAACGGCAGCTTCAGCATCCAGAGCTACTTCTTCGCCGAGTATCTGGCGAGCCACGGCTTCGTGGTCATTGCCCCCGATCACAAGGGGAACACCTTCTCGGACACCGGCGGCGCCGTCCGCCTGGAGTCCACCGTGTACCGCCCCCAGGACATGAGCGCGGTGCTCGACTGGGTGGAGCAGCTCCCGGCCGATCACCCGCTGCATGGCAAAACCTCCCGGGATAAGATCGCCATCAGCGGCCACAGCCTGGGTGGCTTCACCACCCTGGCCACCACCGGCGCATCCATCGACCTGGCGGCCGTCACCGCCGGCTGCACTGCCGGGACCATCAGCCAGCGAATTTGCGAGATCTTTGAAGCGGACAACGCGGCGATCTTCGGAGAAGGGTTTCTCGATGCACGCTTTCAGGCCTCGCTGCCGATGACTCCGGCCGGCTCCGAGGTCTTTCTCCCCGGAATCGCCAACATCACCATCCCCACCCTGGTGTGGACCGCCGGCCAGGACCTGACGCTCCCCAACCCAGACGAAGGCGACCCGCTCTGGGAGGGAATGGCCGGCCAGGACCACGTGCGCATCGACATCGCCAACGCCGGCCACTTCACCTTCTCCAACCTCTGCGAGCTGCTGGCACCGGCCGTCCCCGAGTTTCAAAACGACGGCTGCGGCGAAGACAATATGGCCTATGAGGAGGCCTTCGAGATCATCAACGCGTACAGCCTGGCCTTTTTGCGCAAGCACCTCGACGGCGCCTCGGAGTACGACGCGATGCTCGCCGGAGATTCTCCCATGAGCGACGCGCTGCTCTTCGAGCGCAAACCCGACTGA
- a CDS encoding lysyl oxidase family protein gives MSTRFNTPPLGLPIVLLIGTLGLLLAPGCTRGSVEDALSNDPIPGAELRINRWPPQESTGYSWEWPRQLRWNQPDYFTRSTAARFNGANVGLGGVGPQLVDPESVLGPEQWYRVRVDHPDYRPGIFYFFHDGFTETCPYDIVGPAGQEYAEGPCRNERFGLWPVDGDYQLLPDIIVDVREFDDRLWQCALMPSGSSLFGLRIGASTANVGVGTLHLEGRGFGIGDDPSLAQVVQKIDRNDGSQDEIDLGADAFELHPGHEHIHFRDWLTIALLSPTPECDTAGERDPSCTLARGTKLSFCIMDLEPFDAEIREHYQGYQRYPEPPTCDSVRQGLSPGWKDVYHALLEGQVIIAGDADAMNALPSTVMVEAVVDPEGKLRELSTANNRARQFMERPADPMALCDSPRSRIDCSGPESTFNDEEREMCPDYLRFFENLALSRP, from the coding sequence GTGTCCACACGATTCAATACGCCACCGTTAGGCCTGCCCATCGTGCTGCTCATCGGCACCCTGGGCTTACTTCTGGCCCCCGGCTGCACCCGGGGCAGCGTCGAAGACGCGCTGAGCAACGATCCGATCCCCGGCGCCGAATTACGCATCAACCGCTGGCCACCGCAAGAATCCACCGGCTACAGCTGGGAGTGGCCCCGACAGCTGCGCTGGAATCAGCCGGACTACTTCACCCGCAGCACCGCGGCGCGCTTCAACGGCGCCAACGTCGGCCTGGGCGGCGTTGGCCCCCAACTCGTCGATCCCGAATCCGTCCTGGGCCCCGAGCAATGGTACCGCGTACGCGTGGACCACCCCGATTACCGCCCGGGTATCTTCTACTTCTTCCACGACGGCTTCACTGAGACCTGCCCCTACGACATCGTCGGCCCCGCCGGCCAGGAGTACGCCGAGGGGCCCTGCCGCAATGAGCGCTTCGGCCTGTGGCCGGTCGATGGCGACTATCAGCTCTTGCCCGACATCATCGTCGATGTGCGCGAGTTCGACGACCGCCTCTGGCAATGCGCCCTGATGCCCTCGGGCTCGTCGCTCTTCGGCCTGAGAATCGGCGCCAGCACGGCCAACGTCGGCGTGGGCACGCTGCATCTGGAAGGCCGTGGCTTTGGCATCGGAGACGACCCCTCCCTGGCTCAGGTCGTCCAGAAGATCGATCGCAACGACGGCAGTCAGGACGAAATCGACCTGGGCGCCGATGCCTTTGAGCTGCATCCGGGCCATGAACACATTCACTTTCGAGACTGGCTCACCATTGCCCTGCTCAGCCCCACCCCCGAATGCGACACCGCCGGCGAACGCGATCCTTCCTGTACCCTGGCCCGCGGCACCAAGCTCTCGTTCTGCATCATGGATCTGGAACCCTTCGATGCCGAGATTCGCGAACACTACCAGGGCTACCAACGCTACCCCGAGCCCCCCACCTGCGACAGCGTCCGCCAGGGACTCTCGCCGGGCTGGAAAGACGTCTACCACGCGCTACTCGAAGGCCAGGTCATCATCGCCGGCGATGCCGATGCCATGAACGCACTGCCCTCCACCGTCATGGTCGAAGCCGTCGTCGATCCCGAAGGCAAGCTGCGCGAGCTCTCCACCGCCAACAACCGCGCTCGCCAGTTCATGGAGCGCCCCGCCGACCCGATGGCCCTGTGCGACTCCCCCCGAAGTCGCATTGACTGCAGCGGGCCCGAGTCTACCTTTAACGATGAAGAGCGCGAGATGTGTCCGGATTACCTGCGCTTCTTCGAGAACCTGGCGCTAAGCCGCCCGTGA
- a CDS encoding cold-shock protein: protein MAQRLVGSVKWFSEQKGFGFISQPNGEDVFCHFSAIQTSGFKTLREDQQVEFEVEQGPKGLQAVNVIPLD from the coding sequence ATGGCACAGCGTCTCGTCGGTTCAGTGAAGTGGTTCAGCGAACAAAAGGGCTTTGGTTTCATCAGCCAGCCCAATGGTGAAGATGTGTTCTGTCACTTCAGCGCCATTCAGACCTCGGGATTCAAGACCCTGCGTGAAGACCAGCAGGTGGAGTTCGAAGTCGAGCAAGGCCCCAAAGGCCTGCAGGCTGTGAACGTCATCCCGCTTGACTGA
- a CDS encoding CAP domain-containing protein — protein sequence MQVHVVEVIGGPGGRVQQADWDWAAQSRHVRCGLDDIVHDDLSDRVLEGGDPGSWEAPVTDRDGRCGDDYESALFRLANCERTRRSLAPLECDLRLVSLGRRHSRDMRERRYFSHLSPEGATPFDRLESTGVAFSSAAENLALAPTVAHAHRGWMDSPGHRENLLSETSSYSGVGVVAGEQGFYFTALFMTPPR from the coding sequence GTGCAAGTACATGTCGTCGAGGTGATCGGCGGACCGGGCGGGAGGGTTCAGCAGGCGGATTGGGATTGGGCGGCACAGTCTCGTCACGTGCGCTGCGGGCTCGACGATATCGTTCATGATGATCTCAGCGATCGCGTGCTCGAAGGAGGCGACCCCGGATCCTGGGAGGCTCCGGTTACCGACCGGGACGGGCGTTGTGGAGATGATTACGAAAGCGCGCTTTTCCGCTTGGCGAATTGCGAACGCACTCGCCGGTCGCTGGCGCCCCTGGAATGCGATCTTCGGTTGGTGAGCCTGGGGCGTCGTCACAGCCGCGATATGCGTGAGCGCCGTTATTTTTCGCATCTGAGCCCGGAAGGAGCCACTCCTTTTGACCGCCTGGAGTCCACGGGAGTGGCATTTAGCTCGGCGGCGGAAAACCTTGCACTGGCTCCGACCGTCGCTCATGCCCACCGGGGTTGGATGGATTCCCCCGGGCACCGCGAGAATCTACTCAGCGAGACGTCGTCTTACAGCGGTGTGGGAGTCGTCGCTGGCGAGCAGGGATTTTATTTTACGGCGCTGTTTATGACGCCTCCCCGGTAG
- a CDS encoding cold-shock protein produces MKIQGTVKWFNADKGYGFLTQPDGEDVFCHFSAIQSSGFKTLREDQRVEFEVEQGPKGLQAVNVVPLD; encoded by the coding sequence ATGAAGATTCAAGGTACGGTTAAGTGGTTCAACGCGGACAAGGGTTACGGCTTCCTTACGCAGCCTGATGGCGAAGATGTCTTCTGCCACTTCAGCGCGATTCAGTCCTCGGGCTTCAAGACGCTTCGCGAAGATCAGCGCGTTGAGTTTGAAGTCGAGCAGGGCCCGAAAGGCCTTCAGGCGGTCAACGTTGTGCCGCTCGACTAA
- a CDS encoding DUF6483 family protein, with translation MILKNEHLLRALEALSRAYKQVAGKRTELVDDRLALEILDRALADQLHTRHELVGTLESDDLLALDELLQASLGRLFALRATLLFAREQHRAAHHSAQVAFDALHRTLRARLTDEDRYAAHYLHRLLIHPVAASALSAHTVADAYQDLFDFYAEHQHDDRAEDMLFHALELMEPDSPARTRLGQRALSYYQGLQELDERQLQRRGLSRFEVRQAMADLRDLLR, from the coding sequence ATGATCTTAAAGAACGAACACCTGCTGCGTGCGCTGGAGGCGCTCTCCCGAGCTTACAAACAGGTCGCCGGCAAGCGCACCGAGCTCGTTGACGATCGGCTGGCTCTGGAGATTCTCGACCGCGCGCTGGCCGACCAGCTCCATACCCGGCACGAGCTCGTGGGCACCCTGGAAAGCGACGATCTACTGGCGCTTGATGAGCTTCTGCAGGCGTCGCTGGGCCGGCTATTTGCCCTGCGCGCCACCCTCCTTTTCGCACGGGAGCAGCATCGCGCGGCACACCACAGCGCGCAGGTCGCCTTTGACGCCCTTCATCGCACGCTTCGGGCGCGCCTGACGGACGAAGATCGCTACGCTGCGCACTACCTCCATCGCCTGCTCATCCACCCGGTCGCCGCCTCCGCGCTCTCGGCCCATACCGTGGCCGATGCCTACCAGGACCTCTTCGACTTCTACGCCGAGCATCAGCACGACGACCGCGCCGAAGACATGCTCTTTCATGCCCTCGAGCTGATGGAACCCGACTCGCCAGCTCGCACACGGCTTGGCCAACGCGCGCTGAGCTACTATCAAGGTCTGCAGGAGCTCGACGAAAGACAGCTTCAGCGCCGGGGCCTCTCCCGCTTCGAAGTCCGTCAGGCCATGGCCGATCTCCGCGACCTCCTTCGCTGA